The Sesamum indicum cultivar Zhongzhi No. 13 linkage group LG1, S_indicum_v1.0, whole genome shotgun sequence genome includes a window with the following:
- the LOC105163703 gene encoding histidine-containing phosphotransfer protein 4 — protein MKLDNYMHQFTGSSSSIGAKKVKFECTQLREHCRAGNGEGCKRTFQHLKKEYAILRKKLEVYFQFARQAGPVNKACRPK, from the exons ATGAAGCTGGACAACTATATGCACCAGTTCACGGGCAGTAGTTCAAG TATTGGGGCCAAAAAGGTGAAATTTGAGTGCACACAACTCAGAGAGCACTGTAGAGCCGGAAATGGTGAAGG GTGCAAGAGAACTTTCCAACACCTGAAGAAAGAATATGCCATTCTTAGAAAGAAATTAGAAGTTTATTTTCAG TTTGCTAGACAAGCTGGGCCTGTTAATAAGGCATGTCGCCCCAAGTAA
- the LOC105163711 gene encoding NADP-dependent malic enzyme-like: MFSLNGSSFLNNSLSGVSRNLTQSTQRKISAPPMVVASVTPNGKPGDRNVSVLMENTLKEMRENAPSSSSPSLTENESKSTVGGGVEDVYGEDSATEDHYITPWTVTVASGYPLLRDPHYNKGLAFTEKERDAHFLRGLLPPVVISQQLQVKKMMHNMRQYQVPLQRYMAMMDLQERNERLFYKLLIDNVEELLPVVYTPTVGEACQKYGSIFRQPQGLFISLKEKGRILEVLKNWPEKKIQVIVVTDGERILGLGDLGCQGMGIPVGKLSLYSALGGIRPSACLPVTIDVGTNNEQLLNDEFYIGLRRRRATGQEYAELLHEFMTAVKQNYGEKVLIQFEDFANHNAFDLLAKYGTTHLVFNDDIQGTASVVLAGLMASLNLVGGTLADHKFLFLGAGEAGTGIAELIALEISKQTNVPLEEARKKIWLVDSKGLIVRSRMESLQHFKRPWAHEHEPVRTLLDAVKAIKPTVLIGSSGAGRTFTKEVVQAMTYFNKKPVILALSNPTSQSECTAEEAYTWSEGRAIFASGSPFSPVEYNGTFYASGQANNAYIFPGLGLGLIISGAIRVHDDMLLAASEALAAQVSQENLDKGLIYPPFANIRKISAQIAAKVAAKAYELGLATRLPQPENLVAHAESCMYSPNYRNYR; encoded by the exons ATGTTTTCGCTGAATGGAAGCAGTTTTCTG AACAATTCTCTTTCTGGGGTGTCCAGAAACTTGACACAGTCTACACAGAGAAAGATATCAGCCCCACCAATGGTGGTAGCTTCAGTTACTCCAAATGGCAAGCCAGGAGATCGAAACGTCAGTGTTCTGATGGAGAATACTTTGAAGGAGATGAGAGAAAATGCTCCCTCGTCGTCATCACCATCACTGACTGAGAATGAATCAAAATCCACCGTTGGTGGTGGCGTGGAGGACGTGTACGGTGAGGATAGCGCCACGGAGGATCACTACATCACCCCATGGACTGTCACTGTTGCTAG TGGATATCCGTTGTTGCGAGATCCCCACTACAACAAAGGCCTTGCGTTtacagagaaagagagggaTGCCCACTTTTTACGTGGTCTTCTCCCACCAGTGGTTATCAGCCAACAACTCCAG gttaaaaaaatgatgcaCAACATGCGCCAGTACCAAGTACCTCTGCAGAGGTACATGGCTATGATGGATCTTCag GAGAGAAACGAGAGACTTTTCTACAAGCTTCTCATCGACAATGTTGAGGAGCTGCTTCCCGTTGTCTACACTCCGACCGTAGGTGAAGCATGCCAAAAGTACGGCAGTATCTTCAGGCAACCCCAGGGTCTCTTCATCAGTCTGAAAGAGAA GGGAAGAATTCTTGAGGTATTGAAAAATTGGCCTGAGAAGAAAATTCAGGTTATTGTGGTCACAGATGGAGAGCGGATTTTGGGACTTGGAGATCTTGGCTGCCAG GGAATGGGAATACCTGTAGGAAAGCTTTCATTATATTCAGCTCTTGGTGGCATCCGTCCTTCTGCC TGCCTGCCGGTGACCATTGATGTGGGAACAAATAACGAGCAGTTGTTAAACGATGAATTTTACATTGGGCTTAGAAGAAGAAGGGCAACAGGGCAG GAGTATGCCGAACTTCTCCACGAATTTATGACTGCAGTTAAACAAAACTATGGAGAAAAAGTCCTTATCCAG TTTGAAGATTTTGCAAATCACAATGCTTTTGATCTCCTTGCCAAGTATGGAACTACACATCTTGTCTTCAATGATGATATTCAG GGTACAGCGTCGGTGGTCCTTGCTGGGCTTATGGCATCACTGAATTTAGTTGGGGGCACCTTGGCTGATCATAAATTCTTGTTCCTTGGAGCTGGAGAG GCTGGCACTGGTATTGCTGAACTCATAGCTCTCGAGATCTCGAAACAG ACTAATGTCCCGTTGGAAGAGGCCCGCAAGAAGATTTGGCTCGTCGACTCTAAG GGTTTGATCGTTAGGTCTCGTATGGAGTCACTCCAACATTTCAAGAGGCCCTGGGCCCATGAACACGAACCAGTCCGCACCTTGTTAGATGCCGTCAAG GCCATTAAACCGACAGTGCTGATAGGATCTTCGGGAGCAGGAAGAACCTTCACAAAAGAAGTCGTTCAGGCGATGACATACTTCAACAAG AAACCCGTTATTCTTGCTCTGTCCAACCCAACCTCACAGTCGGAATGTACGGCTGAAGAAGCTTATACATGGAGTGAG GGTCGAGCCATTTTCGCTAGTGGGAGTCCATTCAGTCCGGTTGAATATAACGGCACATTTTACGCATCTGGCCAG GCAAATAATGCATACATCTTTCCTGGGCTTGGTCTTGGTTTGATAATCTCCGGTGCCATCCGCGTCCATGACGACATGCTTCTAGCAGCTT CGGAAGCATTAGCGGCACAGGTTAGCCAAGAGAACTTAGACAAAGGACTCATATATCCACCGTTTGCAAACATCAGAAAGATTTCGGCACAGATCGCAGCAAAAGTGGCAGCTAAAGCATATGAACTTG GTTTGGCTACTCGTCTACCGCAACCAGAAAACCTAGTAGCGCATGCTGAGAGCTGCATGTACAGCCCCAACTACCGTAATTACCGTTGA